The sequence GGGGCGGGGATCTGGGCGGGATGGGTCATGCTGCAAATCTCGGTCAACACACACCGGGAGGTAAAAGCCGTACTCGTCGTCGTAATCTTCCGGCGGCAAGAACTTCATGGCGTGGCCTTTGGTGCATGGGTTGTAGGTGTCGGGGCACTCTTTGCGCGGCATGGGGTGCTGGTCGTACCACGTCACAAAGTGAGTGCATTCATGGCACCAATGCTCCGGCTTGTTCGTCGGTTGTTCATTGGCGCGCCGGGCAAGCTCCTCGATCAACTGCTGGGTCGAGTACTCCCTCAAGTTCCAGGCGTCGCCGCTCATGGATGCCTCACGCCCCAGCCGTCTTGGCCGGCACTTTGGTGATGCCCAGGATGCGGGCGCGGATCTCGTTTTGCTGCTCCGGCGTCAGCCCACCGGTCTTGGTGATCTTGGCCACGGCATCGGCGGCGGCCTTGGCGCGCTCTTCAACCTCCTGCCGCCAGCGGGCCTGCGCTACCCGTGCACGGCTTGTGCGCGTGAGCGTCAACGCCGCTTTGTCCAACAGCTTGAGCCGGGCCGCTGGGTCTTTCTCGGCTTCGCTTTCGCGCACAACCATCAACGTTTCAAAGACATCGGTTTGCACCAGTGCCAACGCAGCCTCTGAGCGCGTGTCCTCGTCATCACGGGCCGTCTCTGCAATCAGCCGGGTGGCTTCGGTGGCGGCCTTGATGGCCTCGGCAGCTCGCTTGATCCGGGCGCTTTCATCCCCCACTGTGCTGCGGCCGATGCTCATGCTGATGCCGGCCTGCTTGAGCATATCGCGCAGCTCATCGGTCACGCCGGTGATGTCGCCAAAGGCGCGATCCACCAGCGTCTGGTGCAGCCACTTGCGGATGTCACCGGGCAGCTTGGCAATCTTCCCCACGGGCGGCATGGCTCACGCCCCCGGCATTGGTGCGGCCACGCCGGGCACTTTGGCCCGGCCTTCGGCCACATCCAGCCCGCGCTGGGTGAGTGTCGCCACCAGCACGCCCTGGGGCTGCTCGGTGGTGGCCAGGCCTTGCTCAGCCAGCCATGCCAGATCGGTGGCCACGGCATCGGCGCTGACGGTGTGTCCCACCGCGTCACAGTAACGGCGCAGCAGCAGCGCGTTGGCGCGGTACTGAGAGGCCGCAGCCAGGGCGCGCAGCAGCACCAGGCGGCGGTCTTCGGTTTGCACTTGGGCGTAGGGTTTCATGGCGATTCAGCCCCGGTTGGTCAAGAGGTAGGTCTCGATGCGGGCCAGCACCTGACCATTACGGTCAGTCGCCTGGCGCAGGGCATCCACGTCACCGCGCACCTCGGCCACATCCCCCTTGGTCGCTAGGTTGACCAGCTTGGTCTCAACCACCACCACACGTTCCACGAGGGTGCGGTGTTCTTTGTCGGCGGCCACATGCTGTTCGGCGTGGCGGGTTTCAAAGGCGGCCAGCGCACCGAGCGCTTGTTCGCCCGGTTTGCGCAGCCACACCGCCGCCGCAGTGGCCAGGCTGACCAGCGTAGAGCCGGCACTGAGCCAAAAGCTCGGGTTGCTGAAATCATCCATGCGTCGCTCTCTGGGGGCTGTGGTGGTGTGAAGGGGCAGGCCCATGGTTCACCCTCCCGCAGGGGGGGTATTGGCCTGCTGGATGGCGGGGCGGCGGAATGTGATGCCGCTGGCCGTGGCGCAGCGCAGCAGCGCATTGGCGCCGGCCAAAGCCGCCAGCACTGTGGCGTAACTGGATGGGGACAGCAGGTCGTGCAGCAGCCCGAGGTTGGGCTCGATGACCTGCATCAGTTCAGCCGTTCCGGCCAAGGCAACCACCACACCATTGAGCAGCATGGTGCGCGATTGCATCCACCATTTGGGAGGCTCAGCGGCCACCTCCACCGACGCGGGCAGCTCCTGTGTCGGCGTCATCACCTGAGCCAACGCTGCGCGCAGAGCGGCCTTGTCCTGGTCGGGCATATTCATGCGCTCCAGGGCACTGGCCAGCGGATCGGGCAGGTGTTTTTCTGGTGGAGTGGCGGCGGTATTCATAGCGGCCCATTTTGGTGGAGGCCGCTAGATGGTTGTTACTCAGATAGGTTTGATAGTTTTATTGCCTATCTTTGAATCCACCCAGCCCGCCCGGCGGGGATGCGAGTCTAATCATTTATTCGTGTCGCCCGTAGTTTTTTGATGTCAAACTCTTTCCAGCGACTACGCATTGCAATATCTTCAATTTTCACTATCTCTAAAATTAATACAAAAACGCTTCGCATAAATTCCGGCTGCCTCTGCCTTTCTTT is a genomic window of Vitreoscilla filiformis containing:
- a CDS encoding phage protein Gp27 family protein is translated as MPPVGKIAKLPGDIRKWLHQTLVDRAFGDITGVTDELRDMLKQAGISMSIGRSTVGDESARIKRAAEAIKAATEATRLIAETARDDEDTRSEAALALVQTDVFETLMVVRESEAEKDPAARLKLLDKAALTLTRTSRARVAQARWRQEVEERAKAAADAVAKITKTGGLTPEQQNEIRARILGITKVPAKTAGA
- a CDS encoding VpaChn25_0724 family phage protein encodes the protein MKPYAQVQTEDRRLVLLRALAAASQYRANALLLRRYCDAVGHTVSADAVATDLAWLAEQGLATTEQPQGVLVATLTQRGLDVAEGRAKVPGVAAPMPGA